A section of the Pan paniscus chromosome 11, NHGRI_mPanPan1-v2.0_pri, whole genome shotgun sequence genome encodes:
- the LOC100974273 gene encoding olfactory receptor 13C8, with protein MERTNDSTLTEFFLVGLSAHPKLQTVFFVLILWMYLMILLGNGVLISVIIFDSHLHTPMYFFLGNLSFLDVCYTSSSVPLILASFLAVKKKVSFSGCMVQMFISFAMGATECMLLGMMALDRYVAICYPLRYPVIMSKGAYVAMAAGSWGTGLVDSVVQTALAMQLPFCANNVINHFVCEILAILKLACADISINVISMTGSNLIVLVIPLLVISISYIFIVATILRIPSTEGKHKAFSTCSAHLTVVIIFYGTIFFMYAKPESKASVDSGNEDIIEALISLFYGVMTPMLNPLIYSLRNKDVKTAVKNILCRKNFSDGK; from the coding sequence ATGGAAAGGACCAACGATTCCACGTTGACAGAATTTTTCCTGGTAGGGCTTTCTGCCCACCCAAAGCTCCAGACAGTTTTCTTCGTTCTAATTTTGTGGATGTACCTGATGATCCTGCTTGGAAATGGAGTCCTTATCTCAGTTATCATCTTTGATTCTCACCTGCACACCCCCATGTATTTCTTCCTCGGTAATCTTTCCTTCCTCGACGTTTGCTACACAAGTTCCTCTGTCCCACTAATTCTTGCCAGCTTTCTGGCAGTAAAGAAAAAGGTTTCCTTCTCTGGGTGTATGgtgcaaatgtttatttcttttgccatGGGGGCCACGGAGTGCATGCTCTTAGGCATGATGGCACTTGACCGCTATGTGGCCATCTGCTACCCACTGAGATACCCTGTCATCATGAGCAAGGGTGCCTATGTGGCCATGGCAGCTGGGTCCTGGGGCACTGGGCTTGTGGACTCAGTAGTGCAGACAGCTCTTGCAATGCAGTTACCATTCTGTGCTAATAATGTCATTAACCATTTTGTCTGTGAAATTCTGGCTATCTTGAAACTGGCCTGTGCTGATATTTCAATCAATGTGATTAGTATGACAGGGTCGAATCTGATTGTTCTGGTTATTCCATTGTTAGTAATTTCCATCTCTTACATATTTATTGTTGCCACTATTCTGAGGATTCCTTCCACTGAAGGAAAACATAAGGCCTTCTCCACCTGCTCAGCCCACCTGACAGTGGTGATTATATTCTATGGAACCATCTTCTTCATGTACGCAAAGCCTGAGTCTAAAGCCTCTGTTGATTCGGGTAATGAAGACATCATTGAGGCCCTCATCTCCCTTTTCTATGGAGTGATGACTCCCATGCTTAATCCTCTCATCTATAGTCTGCGAAACAAGGATGTAAAGACTGCTGTCAAAAACATACTGTGTAGGAAAAACTTTTCTGATGGAAAATGA